DNA from Candidatus Hydrogenedentota bacterium:
ACGGGGCCATAATGATCGGGGCGTTCGTGCGGCCGACGTTTTGCCCGTCGTACAGTGGAATGACATGGCCCCCATCCAGCGAGATACCTTCCGGTAAGACATCGGCGTCGACGGCAAAAAGCGTGCCCAGAGCGGAGGCCGCCTTGGCAACAGAGCGGAGGACTGCGCCCCTCTGGAAGCGGGCGGGGATAGTCTCGAAAATGATGGGAATGGGTATTTCCATCAAGGCTGGGGGCGTAACGGTCAGACGCTCATTGTCAAAAGAAAGGCAGGGCAGCGCGCGCCCAATGTCGACGCTGGTGCTGATGTATTCGCGTCCGTGGATTCCGTCCCGCGTAGGGCGGACGATCTCCGACATATCCGTCCACATCGAGTCGAAATCCGGGCCCGAAAAGGGGCCGCCGTAACCGGAACCAGACACGGGGATATTGCCGGTCTCGGCCTGGTACCAGTTGGACATGATGATGTCGGGCGTGTAGTAGGCATCGCCGAGCCGCTCATATTCAGGGTTGACGACACGTGTGAGAATGCCTTTGGTGCAGTTCTGAACGCAGAGCAGGCAGCCTTTGCACTGATAAATGTAGTCAAGATAGCCGATTTCCTGGCGGAGGGCATCGGCTTCATCTCGGTAGAACCCGTACACGCAGGCGCGCTTGACGCAGTTGTGACAGCCGGAACAATCCTCACGCCAATCGACCACGCCCAGTTTTCCAGGGGGCCGCTGGCGGGGCGGAGCGGGGTGCGTATGGATATGGTACTTGGCGGGCACGGCTAGCGGGCCTCCAGCCCGGAGCGTTGAATGATCTCGAGGACGGCTTCTTCGTCGTCCTCCGCGCATATTTGAAAACCTCGGATGCCCTTCGATGCGCTGATTTGCTTGATGGTTTCGACCGCGAGCTCGATGCCGGCGGCACGCTGCGCTTCTTTTCCTCCCGCGGCGGCTAAACGGTCAAGCTGGGCCTGCGGCACCATCGGTAAGGG
Protein-coding regions in this window:
- a CDS encoding glutamate synthase-related protein yields the protein MPAKYHIHTHPAPPRQRPPGKLGVVDWREDCSGCHNCVKRACVYGFYRDEADALRQEIGYLDYIYQCKGCLLCVQNCTKGILTRVVNPEYERLGDAYYTPDIIMSNWYQAETGNIPVSGSGYGGPFSGPDFDSMWTDMSEIVRPTRDGIHGREYISTSVDIGRALPCLSFDNERLTVTPPALMEIPIPIIFETIPARFQRGAVLRSVAKAASALGTLFAVDADVLPEGISLDGGHVIPLYDGQNVGRTNAPIIMAPYSEGVMAVQTRLKTENPGRLLAIRLEATPGAARQVCELTREGAEVVHLVFDPRGRELAGPGARHMRDVLREIHRALVKEGIRDMVTLIASGGIAQAEHVAKAIICGADLVAIDLPLMIALECRLCGECARGEVCPAHLGDFDEAYGTQRIVNMIGAWTNQLLEMLGAMGIREVRRLRGETGRCMFFEDLEAATFGRLFGKRKKGV